A stretch of DNA from Endozoicomonas sp. 8E:
TTCACGGAACATGGGATTGGTATTGAAGTCCATGATCTGTTTGACAGAGTGTCGCAGAGCCTTGGAAGGTATAGTGCCCAGGTGGGTACAGTTACCACCTACAAACGCATTCTGTTCAACGACCGCAACCTTCTTGCCCAGCTTGACAGCATTCATTGCCGCCCCTTCGCCCGCCGGCCCGGAACCCAGCACAACCAGATCGTAGTGACTTACGCCCATCCTTTAACCCCTCAAAGCGGTCCAGACAGCATTGCATCAAGTCATGAACTATGTGCCCAGAGGTCCATGATAATGCAAGGCTCCCATATTTTTATTAATTTTCTCAGAGGCTATCCACGAACTTTAGAAGGAACAGCCTCTTAACATTCAATACCGGAACAATCGGTCATCCGTATTGGGAAACTCCGGTTTTTCCAGATATTATTCGCACTCCTCCTACGGAGCAGAAAGCCCATTCAGAGAGCAAATCAGGTCTTCTTAACAGTCTTTTCGGCAGTCGCATCGTAAAACAGATGCTCCATATCCTTATGCTGAACTTCAGAGAAAGGGTCGTTCTTGTCCCCACCACCACAGATCATGCAGCCATCCTTCAGGCCAAGGGTGCTCAAACCACCACAGGACCCCTTGATAGGCTTGTTGGCAACAATTACACCAATGGCCATCAAGGCCATCAGCAGCAAAAAGATTCCAAATGTTATCAGCATCAGTGTCATGATATTGCCCTCCTGACAAGAGGCCCGTAGCTAAAGAAAACACTCATGTTCATCAAGCACCACACGGGCACTGTTAATTTTATATGACAGCTTTTCATTGCCATGAGTGCGCTGTCGTTTGTAATGGCAGCCAGGGTTATCAGCCTGGTCATCACTCAATTCTGTTCTGGCAGATAGGGTTTGAATGCATCACTGCTGACCGCTTCAAAACCCTTTTCTGTATGATAGGTGAAGTAGGCTGCGATTCCCTCCCTGTTAGCCAGCTTCAGACCTTCTTTATCACCTAAAACCATAAACAGGGTGGCCAGTGCGTCGGCCTCTGAAGCATTATCCTCAATCACAGCCACTTCGGCCAGTCGCCCCATCTCAGGATGGCCGGTTCGGGGATTGATCGTATGGGAATACTTCTGGCCATCCACTTCAAAATAATTGAGATAGTCGCCCGATGTCGCCATGGCCCTGTTTTCCAGCTCAACAATCAGGGCCGGATTACTGCCGGTCATGGCAGGGCCCCGGATACCCAGCTTCCATGGAGAGCCATCTGGTTTAGAGTCACCGACTATCACCTCACCACCGATCTCAACCAGATAACTGTTGATGCCTTCTGACTTGAGCAGATAAGCCACTTTGTCGACACCATAACCTTTGGCAATGGAGCTGAGATCCACAAAGACGTCTTTGGTTCGGGTCAGCTTATCGTTTCGGGTATCTGCGATAACCGCCTGATAACCCACTTTGGCTTGAGCTGCAGCAATCTCTTCATCAGAAGGCAGCTCAGCTGGATAATTATTTATCATCCATTGTACAAACTCCGGGGCTTTTTTATCATCGGAACCGGACGATTCTTTTTTACTTTGTGAGGCTTGCCTGCTGGCATCAGAAGGCCCAAAACCCCACAGATTTACCAGAGGGCCTACAGTCACATCGTA
This window harbors:
- a CDS encoding FAD:protein FMN transferase, producing MAFPASTGENRLLSKSYKRSLLIGLILLAAGFYALSLRPTLKHIKGETMGTTYSITYVSTPFSHSADRVKKQVDTLLEAINDSMSTYREDSELMQFNRAEIGKPFKASGELVDLVERSLVVSRMSDGAYDVTVGPLVNLWGFGPSDASRQASQSKKESSGSDDKKAPEFVQWMINNYPAELPSDEEIAAAQAKVGYQAVIADTRNDKLTRTKDVFVDLSSIAKGYGVDKVAYLLKSEGINSYLVEIGGEVIVGDSKPDGSPWKLGIRGPAMTGSNPALIVELENRAMATSGDYLNYFEVDGQKYSHTINPRTGHPEMGRLAEVAVIEDNASEADALATLFMVLGDKEGLKLANREGIAAYFTYHTEKGFEAVSSDAFKPYLPEQN
- the nqrM gene encoding (Na+)-NQR maturation NqrM, coding for MTLMLITFGIFLLLMALMAIGVIVANKPIKGSCGGLSTLGLKDGCMICGGGDKNDPFSEVQHKDMEHLFYDATAEKTVKKT